One segment of Carya illinoinensis cultivar Pawnee chromosome 1, C.illinoinensisPawnee_v1, whole genome shotgun sequence DNA contains the following:
- the LOC122281934 gene encoding MMS19 nucleotide excision repair protein homolog isoform X2 translates to MMIRAIVTGRKYNRSATLPTNPMPCYGFKVFDVTIKMFLQLCFELLECLLECYPDSVAPLGDELVYGICEAVDSEKDPQCLMLTFRIIEVLARLFPDQSGPLASFAGDLFEILGCYFPIHFTHPKAEDLGIKRDDLSEALTLAFSSTPFFEPFAIPLLLEKLSSSLPFAKVDSLKYLSGCTLKYGAERMLKHAGAIWLAIKDAIYNSIQEPALSFTSESLVGLGFQENEIAKEALTLLQRVIVQNDSLYLSLIVKDEDINMILNTITIYESYNDIYLQGKLKLHVVGRFLSISARSSIASCNRVFESYFPRLMEILGLPVKNLSGDHSPIVSSLISKRLNFGALYLCIELLASYRDLTAGFKEIASKSISASETCYSMLQSYSNLLTKAFCSTLATSPQDADIYFAAKGLQILATFPGYVSPMLTSEFESILITFMSIITLHFKKTLLWKLSLKALVNIGSFIDEYHESEKVSSYMGVVVEKIVSLVSLDDFTMPFPLKLEAISGIGTSGLSYMLKIVQGLEEAIYTNLSEFYAHENMKSPDITVRLLECYSNKVLPWIHENGSFDEVLLRFPVNVWSQIESHVDFSIQVQEMELLDATMTAMRHAVAFCSVESQNKIIQKAYSVLSSSTFFPLKEFTSLTIQFQLGGLQLAQKIDNLSYRDEWILSLFASVVIAARPQTPIPNLKEILQLFMTTILKGSVPAAQALGSIVNKLGKESNELKISSDCALEEALETIFRTKLWNSHDNGAVMKCSGINNGSEMSFADSCLGVVNNNLPQIHAITGLSWIGKGLLLRGHEKVKDVTMIFLEFLLENNKSDAFPLKQNSLESSCELDLHPSVIKSAADAFRILMSDSEVCLNRKFHAVIRPLYKQRFFSTMMPILQPLIMKNDSSLSRSMLCRAFAHIISDTPLTPILSEAKKLIPIILDCLSMLNKDIQDKDILYSLLLVLSGILTDKKGQEAVIENAHHVVNNLTKLIVYPHMMLVRETAIQCLVAMSELPHARIYPMRIQVLRAISNALNDPKRAVRQEAVRCRQAWASIASRSLHF, encoded by the exons ATGATGATAAGGG CCATTGTTACTGGCAGAAAATATAATAGATCTGCAACGTTACCTACCAATCCAATGCCTTGTTATGGTTTCAAAGTATTTGATGTTACCATAAAAATGTTCTTGCAGCTTTGCTTTGAACTTCTGGAGTGCCTGTTAGAATGCTATCCTGATTCAGTTGCTCCACTG GGTGATGAGCTTGTTTATGGAATCTGTGAAGCTGTTGATTCAGAAAAGGATCCTCAATGCTTAATGCTGACATTTCGTATCATTGAAGTACTGGCACGACTATTTCCAGATCAATCTGGTCCACTTGCTAGTTTTGCTGGGGATCTCTTTGAAATTCTGGGCTGTTATTTTCCTATTCACTTTACACAT CCAAAAGCAGAGGATCTTGGTATCAAAAGAGATGACCTATCAGAGGCACTAACG TTAGCATTCTCCTCCACACCCTTTTTTGAGCCATTTGCCATTCCATTGCTTCTTGAaaaactttcttcttctctaccATTTGCAAAG GTTGATTCTCTAAAGTATCTCAGCGGTTGTACATTGAAGTATGGAGCAGAGAGAATGTTAAAACATGCTGGAGCTATCTGGTTGgcaattaaagatgcaatataTAACTCAATACAAGAGCCGGCTTTATCCTTTACTTCAGAATCACTAGTTGGTCTTGGCTTTCAGGAGAATGAAATTGCTAAAGAAGCTTTAACACTTCTCCAGCGGGTTATTGTGCAAAATGATAGTTTGTATTTAAGTTTGATCGTTAAAGATGAAGACATAAATATGATTTTGAATACCATCACCATTTACGAGAGTTATAATGATATTTACTTGCAAGGCAAGCTGAAATTACATGTAGTTGGTCGTTTCCTCTCTATTTCTGCAAGGAGTTCCATTGCTTCCTGCAATAGAGTGTTTGAAAGTTACTTCCCACGATTGATGGAAATTCTAGGGCTTCCCGTAAAAAACTTGTCCGGGGATCACTCACCAATTGTCAGTTCTTTAATCTCCAAAAGACTTAATTTTGGAGCTCTTTATCTCTGCATTGAGCTTCTTGCATCATACAGAGATTTGACTGCAGGCTTCAAGGAAATTGCTTCCAAATCCATTTCTGCAAGTGAGACATGCTACAGCATGCTTCAGAGCTATTCGAATTTATTAACTAAGGCCTTTTGTTCTACCTTGGCGACTAGTCCTCAAGATGCAGATATTTATTTTGCAG CAAAGGGTTTGCAGATTCTGGCTACTTTCCCAGGATATGTTTCTCCAATGCTGACATCTGAGTTTGAGAGTATTTTGATCACATTCATGTCAATTATCACTCTACATTTCAAGAAGACATTATTATGGAAGTTGTCATTGAAGGCGTTGGTGAATATTGGCTCATTTATTGATGAATATCATGAGTCTGAGAAGGTTTCAAGCTACATGGGTGTTGTAGTTGAAAAGATTGTTTCCTTGGTGTCTCTTGATGATTTTACCATGCCTTTTCCACTCAAACTGGAAGCAATATCTGGCATTGGCACAAGTGGACTGAGTTATATGCTGAAAATCGTCCAAGGGTTGGAAGAAGCTATATACACCAATTTATCTGAGTTTTAT GCACATGAAAATATGAAGTCACCTGACATCACCGTCCGGCTCTTGGAATGCTACTCTAATAAGGTGCTTCCATG GATCCATGAAAATGGAAGTTTTGACGAAGTGTTGTTGCGCTTTCCTGTTAATGTATGGAGCCAAATTGAAAGTCATGTTGATTTTAGTATTCAAGTCCAAGAAATG GAGCTTCTTGATGCAACAATGACTGCAATGAGGCATGCTGTTGCATTTTGTTCAGTGGAAagccaaaacaaaataatccaGAAAGCCTACAGCGTTCTTTCATCAAGCACTTTTTTTCCACTGAAGGAATTCACGTCCCTAACCATTCAATTTCAACTGGGTGGGCTACAGCTTGCTCAGAAGATAGACAATTTGTCCTATAGAGATGAATGGATTCTTTCATTATTTGCATCTGTAGTTATAGCAGCTCGTCCTCAAACTCCCATTCCAAATCTTAAAGAAATATTGCAATTATTTATGACTACAATTCTCAAGGGTTCTGTTCCAGCAGCTCAGGCATTGGGTTCCATAGTTAACAAATTGGGTAAAGAGTCCAATGAGTTAAAGATTTCAAGTGACTGTGCCTTGGAAGAAGCTCTAGAAACCATTTTTCGAACTAAGTTATGGAATTCTCATGATAATGGTGCTGTAATGAAATGTAGTGGAATAAATAATGGAAGTGAAATGAGCTTTGCTGATTCATGCCTTGGTGTGGTGAACAATAATTTGCCCCAGATACATGCCATTACTGGACTATCATGGATTGGAAAAGGCTTGCTTCTGAGAGGTCATGAAAAGGTTAAAGATGTAACTATGATTTTTCTGGAGTTTTTACTGGAAAATAACAAATCAGATGCTTTTCCATTAAAGCAGAATTCACTAGAGAGCAGTTGTGAGCTGGATTTGCATCCTTCCGTGATAAAAAGTGCGGCAGATGCATTTCGTATTCTAATGAGTGATTCTGAAGTTTGTTTGAACCGAAAATTCCATGCAGTGATACGACCACTCTATAAGCAACGTTTTTTCTCTACCATGATGCCCATTTTGCAGCCTTTGATAATGAAAAATGATTCATCACTTTCCAG ATCTATGCTGTGTCGGGCTTTTGCACATATCATATCTGATACTCCACTAACTCCTATTCTGAGTGAAGCCAAGAAG CTTATACCTATCATTCTGGATTGCTTGTCCATGCTGAACAAGGATATTCAGGATAAAGATATATTGTACAGTCTCCTGCTAGTCTTATCTGGGATATTGACAGATAAAAAGG GGCAAGAAGCTGTCATTGAGAATGCTCATCATGTTGTTAATAACCTTACCAAGCTTATTGTCTATCCTCATATGATG CTTGTTCGGGAGACAGCTATACAGTGTCTGGTTGCCATGTCCGAGCTGCCTCATGCAAGGATCTACCCCATGAGAATACAG GTGCTTCGGGCTATATCAAATGCTCTTAACGATCCCAAGAGGGCTGTTCGTCAGGAAGCTGTCAGATGCCGGCAGGCATG GGCATCAATCGCATCGAGAAGTCTTCATTTCTGA
- the LOC122281934 gene encoding MMS19 nucleotide excision repair protein homolog isoform X1, with product MAESSRLGQSIDSFVDASCSLTQQAASLDTITSLVKNDVLSVEGLVREMEMYLTTTDNIIRARGILLLGEVLARLVSKPLENATIHSLIGFFTDRLADWKCLRGALVGCLALMRRKRDAGMVTDTDAKAVAHSFLQNLQVQSLGQHDRKLCFELLECLLECYPDSVAPLGDELVYGICEAVDSEKDPQCLMLTFRIIEVLARLFPDQSGPLASFAGDLFEILGCYFPIHFTHPKAEDLGIKRDDLSEALTLAFSSTPFFEPFAIPLLLEKLSSSLPFAKVDSLKYLSGCTLKYGAERMLKHAGAIWLAIKDAIYNSIQEPALSFTSESLVGLGFQENEIAKEALTLLQRVIVQNDSLYLSLIVKDEDINMILNTITIYESYNDIYLQGKLKLHVVGRFLSISARSSIASCNRVFESYFPRLMEILGLPVKNLSGDHSPIVSSLISKRLNFGALYLCIELLASYRDLTAGFKEIASKSISASETCYSMLQSYSNLLTKAFCSTLATSPQDADIYFAAKGLQILATFPGYVSPMLTSEFESILITFMSIITLHFKKTLLWKLSLKALVNIGSFIDEYHESEKVSSYMGVVVEKIVSLVSLDDFTMPFPLKLEAISGIGTSGLSYMLKIVQGLEEAIYTNLSEFYAHENMKSPDITVRLLECYSNKVLPWIHENGSFDEVLLRFPVNVWSQIESHVDFSIQVQEMELLDATMTAMRHAVAFCSVESQNKIIQKAYSVLSSSTFFPLKEFTSLTIQFQLGGLQLAQKIDNLSYRDEWILSLFASVVIAARPQTPIPNLKEILQLFMTTILKGSVPAAQALGSIVNKLGKESNELKISSDCALEEALETIFRTKLWNSHDNGAVMKCSGINNGSEMSFADSCLGVVNNNLPQIHAITGLSWIGKGLLLRGHEKVKDVTMIFLEFLLENNKSDAFPLKQNSLESSCELDLHPSVIKSAADAFRILMSDSEVCLNRKFHAVIRPLYKQRFFSTMMPILQPLIMKNDSSLSRSMLCRAFAHIISDTPLTPILSEAKKLIPIILDCLSMLNKDIQDKDILYSLLLVLSGILTDKKGQEAVIENAHHVVNNLTKLIVYPHMMLVRETAIQCLVAMSELPHARIYPMRIQVLRAISNALNDPKRAVRQEAVRCRQAWASIASRSLHF from the exons GCAGATTGGAAATGTTTACGTGGTGCACTAGTTGGTTGCTTGGCACTGATGAGGAGGAAACGTGATGCTGGGATGGTCACTGACACCGATGCAAAAGCCGTTGCCCACTCTTTTTTACAGAACCTACAAGTGCAGTCTTTAGGACAGCATGATAGGAAG CTTTGCTTTGAACTTCTGGAGTGCCTGTTAGAATGCTATCCTGATTCAGTTGCTCCACTG GGTGATGAGCTTGTTTATGGAATCTGTGAAGCTGTTGATTCAGAAAAGGATCCTCAATGCTTAATGCTGACATTTCGTATCATTGAAGTACTGGCACGACTATTTCCAGATCAATCTGGTCCACTTGCTAGTTTTGCTGGGGATCTCTTTGAAATTCTGGGCTGTTATTTTCCTATTCACTTTACACAT CCAAAAGCAGAGGATCTTGGTATCAAAAGAGATGACCTATCAGAGGCACTAACG TTAGCATTCTCCTCCACACCCTTTTTTGAGCCATTTGCCATTCCATTGCTTCTTGAaaaactttcttcttctctaccATTTGCAAAG GTTGATTCTCTAAAGTATCTCAGCGGTTGTACATTGAAGTATGGAGCAGAGAGAATGTTAAAACATGCTGGAGCTATCTGGTTGgcaattaaagatgcaatataTAACTCAATACAAGAGCCGGCTTTATCCTTTACTTCAGAATCACTAGTTGGTCTTGGCTTTCAGGAGAATGAAATTGCTAAAGAAGCTTTAACACTTCTCCAGCGGGTTATTGTGCAAAATGATAGTTTGTATTTAAGTTTGATCGTTAAAGATGAAGACATAAATATGATTTTGAATACCATCACCATTTACGAGAGTTATAATGATATTTACTTGCAAGGCAAGCTGAAATTACATGTAGTTGGTCGTTTCCTCTCTATTTCTGCAAGGAGTTCCATTGCTTCCTGCAATAGAGTGTTTGAAAGTTACTTCCCACGATTGATGGAAATTCTAGGGCTTCCCGTAAAAAACTTGTCCGGGGATCACTCACCAATTGTCAGTTCTTTAATCTCCAAAAGACTTAATTTTGGAGCTCTTTATCTCTGCATTGAGCTTCTTGCATCATACAGAGATTTGACTGCAGGCTTCAAGGAAATTGCTTCCAAATCCATTTCTGCAAGTGAGACATGCTACAGCATGCTTCAGAGCTATTCGAATTTATTAACTAAGGCCTTTTGTTCTACCTTGGCGACTAGTCCTCAAGATGCAGATATTTATTTTGCAG CAAAGGGTTTGCAGATTCTGGCTACTTTCCCAGGATATGTTTCTCCAATGCTGACATCTGAGTTTGAGAGTATTTTGATCACATTCATGTCAATTATCACTCTACATTTCAAGAAGACATTATTATGGAAGTTGTCATTGAAGGCGTTGGTGAATATTGGCTCATTTATTGATGAATATCATGAGTCTGAGAAGGTTTCAAGCTACATGGGTGTTGTAGTTGAAAAGATTGTTTCCTTGGTGTCTCTTGATGATTTTACCATGCCTTTTCCACTCAAACTGGAAGCAATATCTGGCATTGGCACAAGTGGACTGAGTTATATGCTGAAAATCGTCCAAGGGTTGGAAGAAGCTATATACACCAATTTATCTGAGTTTTAT GCACATGAAAATATGAAGTCACCTGACATCACCGTCCGGCTCTTGGAATGCTACTCTAATAAGGTGCTTCCATG GATCCATGAAAATGGAAGTTTTGACGAAGTGTTGTTGCGCTTTCCTGTTAATGTATGGAGCCAAATTGAAAGTCATGTTGATTTTAGTATTCAAGTCCAAGAAATG GAGCTTCTTGATGCAACAATGACTGCAATGAGGCATGCTGTTGCATTTTGTTCAGTGGAAagccaaaacaaaataatccaGAAAGCCTACAGCGTTCTTTCATCAAGCACTTTTTTTCCACTGAAGGAATTCACGTCCCTAACCATTCAATTTCAACTGGGTGGGCTACAGCTTGCTCAGAAGATAGACAATTTGTCCTATAGAGATGAATGGATTCTTTCATTATTTGCATCTGTAGTTATAGCAGCTCGTCCTCAAACTCCCATTCCAAATCTTAAAGAAATATTGCAATTATTTATGACTACAATTCTCAAGGGTTCTGTTCCAGCAGCTCAGGCATTGGGTTCCATAGTTAACAAATTGGGTAAAGAGTCCAATGAGTTAAAGATTTCAAGTGACTGTGCCTTGGAAGAAGCTCTAGAAACCATTTTTCGAACTAAGTTATGGAATTCTCATGATAATGGTGCTGTAATGAAATGTAGTGGAATAAATAATGGAAGTGAAATGAGCTTTGCTGATTCATGCCTTGGTGTGGTGAACAATAATTTGCCCCAGATACATGCCATTACTGGACTATCATGGATTGGAAAAGGCTTGCTTCTGAGAGGTCATGAAAAGGTTAAAGATGTAACTATGATTTTTCTGGAGTTTTTACTGGAAAATAACAAATCAGATGCTTTTCCATTAAAGCAGAATTCACTAGAGAGCAGTTGTGAGCTGGATTTGCATCCTTCCGTGATAAAAAGTGCGGCAGATGCATTTCGTATTCTAATGAGTGATTCTGAAGTTTGTTTGAACCGAAAATTCCATGCAGTGATACGACCACTCTATAAGCAACGTTTTTTCTCTACCATGATGCCCATTTTGCAGCCTTTGATAATGAAAAATGATTCATCACTTTCCAG ATCTATGCTGTGTCGGGCTTTTGCACATATCATATCTGATACTCCACTAACTCCTATTCTGAGTGAAGCCAAGAAG CTTATACCTATCATTCTGGATTGCTTGTCCATGCTGAACAAGGATATTCAGGATAAAGATATATTGTACAGTCTCCTGCTAGTCTTATCTGGGATATTGACAGATAAAAAGG GGCAAGAAGCTGTCATTGAGAATGCTCATCATGTTGTTAATAACCTTACCAAGCTTATTGTCTATCCTCATATGATG CTTGTTCGGGAGACAGCTATACAGTGTCTGGTTGCCATGTCCGAGCTGCCTCATGCAAGGATCTACCCCATGAGAATACAG GTGCTTCGGGCTATATCAAATGCTCTTAACGATCCCAAGAGGGCTGTTCGTCAGGAAGCTGTCAGATGCCGGCAGGCATG GGCATCAATCGCATCGAGAAGTCTTCATTTCTGA
- the LOC122281934 gene encoding MMS19 nucleotide excision repair protein homolog isoform X3, translated as MRRKRDAGMVTDTDAKAVAHSFLQNLQVQSLGQHDRKLCFELLECLLECYPDSVAPLGDELVYGICEAVDSEKDPQCLMLTFRIIEVLARLFPDQSGPLASFAGDLFEILGCYFPIHFTHPKAEDLGIKRDDLSEALTLAFSSTPFFEPFAIPLLLEKLSSSLPFAKVDSLKYLSGCTLKYGAERMLKHAGAIWLAIKDAIYNSIQEPALSFTSESLVGLGFQENEIAKEALTLLQRVIVQNDSLYLSLIVKDEDINMILNTITIYESYNDIYLQGKLKLHVVGRFLSISARSSIASCNRVFESYFPRLMEILGLPVKNLSGDHSPIVSSLISKRLNFGALYLCIELLASYRDLTAGFKEIASKSISASETCYSMLQSYSNLLTKAFCSTLATSPQDADIYFAAKGLQILATFPGYVSPMLTSEFESILITFMSIITLHFKKTLLWKLSLKALVNIGSFIDEYHESEKVSSYMGVVVEKIVSLVSLDDFTMPFPLKLEAISGIGTSGLSYMLKIVQGLEEAIYTNLSEFYAHENMKSPDITVRLLECYSNKVLPWIHENGSFDEVLLRFPVNVWSQIESHVDFSIQVQEMELLDATMTAMRHAVAFCSVESQNKIIQKAYSVLSSSTFFPLKEFTSLTIQFQLGGLQLAQKIDNLSYRDEWILSLFASVVIAARPQTPIPNLKEILQLFMTTILKGSVPAAQALGSIVNKLGKESNELKISSDCALEEALETIFRTKLWNSHDNGAVMKCSGINNGSEMSFADSCLGVVNNNLPQIHAITGLSWIGKGLLLRGHEKVKDVTMIFLEFLLENNKSDAFPLKQNSLESSCELDLHPSVIKSAADAFRILMSDSEVCLNRKFHAVIRPLYKQRFFSTMMPILQPLIMKNDSSLSRSMLCRAFAHIISDTPLTPILSEAKKLIPIILDCLSMLNKDIQDKDILYSLLLVLSGILTDKKGQEAVIENAHHVVNNLTKLIVYPHMMLVRETAIQCLVAMSELPHARIYPMRIQVLRAISNALNDPKRAVRQEAVRCRQAWASIASRSLHF; from the exons ATGAGGAGGAAACGTGATGCTGGGATGGTCACTGACACCGATGCAAAAGCCGTTGCCCACTCTTTTTTACAGAACCTACAAGTGCAGTCTTTAGGACAGCATGATAGGAAG CTTTGCTTTGAACTTCTGGAGTGCCTGTTAGAATGCTATCCTGATTCAGTTGCTCCACTG GGTGATGAGCTTGTTTATGGAATCTGTGAAGCTGTTGATTCAGAAAAGGATCCTCAATGCTTAATGCTGACATTTCGTATCATTGAAGTACTGGCACGACTATTTCCAGATCAATCTGGTCCACTTGCTAGTTTTGCTGGGGATCTCTTTGAAATTCTGGGCTGTTATTTTCCTATTCACTTTACACAT CCAAAAGCAGAGGATCTTGGTATCAAAAGAGATGACCTATCAGAGGCACTAACG TTAGCATTCTCCTCCACACCCTTTTTTGAGCCATTTGCCATTCCATTGCTTCTTGAaaaactttcttcttctctaccATTTGCAAAG GTTGATTCTCTAAAGTATCTCAGCGGTTGTACATTGAAGTATGGAGCAGAGAGAATGTTAAAACATGCTGGAGCTATCTGGTTGgcaattaaagatgcaatataTAACTCAATACAAGAGCCGGCTTTATCCTTTACTTCAGAATCACTAGTTGGTCTTGGCTTTCAGGAGAATGAAATTGCTAAAGAAGCTTTAACACTTCTCCAGCGGGTTATTGTGCAAAATGATAGTTTGTATTTAAGTTTGATCGTTAAAGATGAAGACATAAATATGATTTTGAATACCATCACCATTTACGAGAGTTATAATGATATTTACTTGCAAGGCAAGCTGAAATTACATGTAGTTGGTCGTTTCCTCTCTATTTCTGCAAGGAGTTCCATTGCTTCCTGCAATAGAGTGTTTGAAAGTTACTTCCCACGATTGATGGAAATTCTAGGGCTTCCCGTAAAAAACTTGTCCGGGGATCACTCACCAATTGTCAGTTCTTTAATCTCCAAAAGACTTAATTTTGGAGCTCTTTATCTCTGCATTGAGCTTCTTGCATCATACAGAGATTTGACTGCAGGCTTCAAGGAAATTGCTTCCAAATCCATTTCTGCAAGTGAGACATGCTACAGCATGCTTCAGAGCTATTCGAATTTATTAACTAAGGCCTTTTGTTCTACCTTGGCGACTAGTCCTCAAGATGCAGATATTTATTTTGCAG CAAAGGGTTTGCAGATTCTGGCTACTTTCCCAGGATATGTTTCTCCAATGCTGACATCTGAGTTTGAGAGTATTTTGATCACATTCATGTCAATTATCACTCTACATTTCAAGAAGACATTATTATGGAAGTTGTCATTGAAGGCGTTGGTGAATATTGGCTCATTTATTGATGAATATCATGAGTCTGAGAAGGTTTCAAGCTACATGGGTGTTGTAGTTGAAAAGATTGTTTCCTTGGTGTCTCTTGATGATTTTACCATGCCTTTTCCACTCAAACTGGAAGCAATATCTGGCATTGGCACAAGTGGACTGAGTTATATGCTGAAAATCGTCCAAGGGTTGGAAGAAGCTATATACACCAATTTATCTGAGTTTTAT GCACATGAAAATATGAAGTCACCTGACATCACCGTCCGGCTCTTGGAATGCTACTCTAATAAGGTGCTTCCATG GATCCATGAAAATGGAAGTTTTGACGAAGTGTTGTTGCGCTTTCCTGTTAATGTATGGAGCCAAATTGAAAGTCATGTTGATTTTAGTATTCAAGTCCAAGAAATG GAGCTTCTTGATGCAACAATGACTGCAATGAGGCATGCTGTTGCATTTTGTTCAGTGGAAagccaaaacaaaataatccaGAAAGCCTACAGCGTTCTTTCATCAAGCACTTTTTTTCCACTGAAGGAATTCACGTCCCTAACCATTCAATTTCAACTGGGTGGGCTACAGCTTGCTCAGAAGATAGACAATTTGTCCTATAGAGATGAATGGATTCTTTCATTATTTGCATCTGTAGTTATAGCAGCTCGTCCTCAAACTCCCATTCCAAATCTTAAAGAAATATTGCAATTATTTATGACTACAATTCTCAAGGGTTCTGTTCCAGCAGCTCAGGCATTGGGTTCCATAGTTAACAAATTGGGTAAAGAGTCCAATGAGTTAAAGATTTCAAGTGACTGTGCCTTGGAAGAAGCTCTAGAAACCATTTTTCGAACTAAGTTATGGAATTCTCATGATAATGGTGCTGTAATGAAATGTAGTGGAATAAATAATGGAAGTGAAATGAGCTTTGCTGATTCATGCCTTGGTGTGGTGAACAATAATTTGCCCCAGATACATGCCATTACTGGACTATCATGGATTGGAAAAGGCTTGCTTCTGAGAGGTCATGAAAAGGTTAAAGATGTAACTATGATTTTTCTGGAGTTTTTACTGGAAAATAACAAATCAGATGCTTTTCCATTAAAGCAGAATTCACTAGAGAGCAGTTGTGAGCTGGATTTGCATCCTTCCGTGATAAAAAGTGCGGCAGATGCATTTCGTATTCTAATGAGTGATTCTGAAGTTTGTTTGAACCGAAAATTCCATGCAGTGATACGACCACTCTATAAGCAACGTTTTTTCTCTACCATGATGCCCATTTTGCAGCCTTTGATAATGAAAAATGATTCATCACTTTCCAG ATCTATGCTGTGTCGGGCTTTTGCACATATCATATCTGATACTCCACTAACTCCTATTCTGAGTGAAGCCAAGAAG CTTATACCTATCATTCTGGATTGCTTGTCCATGCTGAACAAGGATATTCAGGATAAAGATATATTGTACAGTCTCCTGCTAGTCTTATCTGGGATATTGACAGATAAAAAGG GGCAAGAAGCTGTCATTGAGAATGCTCATCATGTTGTTAATAACCTTACCAAGCTTATTGTCTATCCTCATATGATG CTTGTTCGGGAGACAGCTATACAGTGTCTGGTTGCCATGTCCGAGCTGCCTCATGCAAGGATCTACCCCATGAGAATACAG GTGCTTCGGGCTATATCAAATGCTCTTAACGATCCCAAGAGGGCTGTTCGTCAGGAAGCTGTCAGATGCCGGCAGGCATG GGCATCAATCGCATCGAGAAGTCTTCATTTCTGA